GAGCTCTTATTGTAATATATagtgtataaaaaaaaattactttctctttttttttctttttttttttttcggagCAAACCGACCATATACATGTATTTTAAGAAACACCAAAATTATCAAAGAGAGTATCTCCAAGCTATTGAGGCTTCACGAAAAAAGGACTCAAGTACAAATATGGAGACAACAAAGGCATGCATTGAATCCACTAAACTACTTCGATATCTATAGTTTATTTCACACtaaatacccaaaaaaaaaatggaacaaACAAAATCACGACTTTTGGTAATATTAAGCTACCGAGagacataataattaaacataaaataatgaagtacaaaagcaaaaaagaaaaaaaaaagtttaattaaGGCTTGCTCTTCTGAGTATAGATATAGTCTATGTGAGCGGCAAGTGTTCTTCTCATCAAACAATCATCTCCTTCAACGCCATCACAGCTATCCTCCACCGTCTGATCAACTTTCTTTGTTGCTTCTTCAACGTCCTTCATGATCATCAAACCATGCAACAAAAGATTAATATACAGAAGACAAAAAGATAACCCACATAAAAACAAAGTGAACATACATGTTTCATGcatgaaatgaagaaaattaacgTACCCCATGTAGGTTTTTCAATGGAGTAACATCGGGAAATGCCGGTTCTGGCCTTATGGCAGAGGCTTGtgatgagaagaagaagaagaagacgagGGCTATGATCAAGCAAAGAGTGGTGGCTTTGTATGCCATTTTCAACTTGTGCTCTAATTTTATCTAGAGAGAGTTGGCGAAAGAATACGAGACGAGTAGAGGATCATGTGGGACGTTGAATTTATAGAGGATTGTGAACTTCGAATGGTGGATTTGGGGTAATATTTTAAGATAGATTCTCAGTTGTACTTGTTtggtgaaaatgataaattaatgccAAAGAAGAGTCAATGACATCGGACGGCTATGATTGCCTGGCTTGGTTTTGTTGTTGAAAAGTATTAAATGTTCTAGAACAAGAgttgagttttcttttttattttttttctttccttttttgtgAATTGAACTCCTTTGTAAGCAAATTATCAGTTAACGAGTTAGCTAAACTGTGGGTACGTCctgcttttataattttttccccttttttggtgtgaaaaggaaaaaaggatgttgaaatctttaatttggtttgataGATACATGGATGGGAAAATTTTGGCATATCCTCCTCATGAACTAACAATCTTCAAATCGTCCCTTTTATTGTTGAAAACATCAAGTTAATACCCAAAATTCGTTATCTTTCTGTTATTTTTAACGGCTAAAAGGGTAAAAATAGTATTTGCACAATTTCCTAACAaccaattaacaaaaaaagatcaaattaGGTAGATTAATTTTCACGGATCTAAatctttctaaatttttcaaaacacatataaatatttcaaatatttataatactCCCTagtactttaaaaaatttttattttgtgcctATATAcagattaaaatttatcttttcgtatttaaaaattttattttaaaaaataaatttagaaattaattcaaagctacaaatagaaaaagaataagattttaccttttttcatattttttattattatcagtattattcttttttcattttgtaaaggTATTTAAAGAAACtatagatataaaaaaaatcaaagaacaaaataaaaatactactGGAGTTTTACCATCCAAATGAAAGGAGTaagaatgagaaaaatgaaagaaaagaaaaaatgctaCTAAAGTCATgtacatgaaagaaaaaaaaatgaataaaaaaatgaaggagtaaggatgagaaaaaaaaataaatgaaaggaaaagacGAAGGAGTAAggatgagaaaaatgaaagaaaagaaaaaaaatgctacTCAAGTCATGtacatgaaagaaaagaaaaaaaaatgaagaaaaagattaaGAAGGAGTAAGgacgagaaaaaaaaacaaatgaaaggaaaagaTGAAGGAGTaaggatgagaaaaaaaatgagagaaaaagacaaagaaaaatgaaagaaaaggaTGAAAATAGTATggtttttaatcttaaaatttgatcttgatggcatatcttgtaatttatttaactaatataTCTAATTTAGGAAAACtaccaatttatttatgtcaattaagttattttaatactttactttttaatttatttttcaatgacTAGTAATATATCAActacctttttcatttttcaatgaCTAATCATAcatcactatttttttttttagcctcACAATACTCTTACAAGAGTATTATGTTAAGATAAGGGTATTTTCATACTTTTATGAGTCAACGACAGtcaatagttaaaaataatgagtTTTGAGAAGTAACTTGATGTTTTCAATGGTAAATGAGGCGATATGAAGATTTTCACTTCATGAGAGGGTAGACCGAAATTTTTCCTAAATTGattcttcaaaaataaatagctAAAcacttattattttagtaatggacaaccaaattcttttttattagtgAATTTAATCTATTTAGGTTGATATTATCATACATCAATTTTAGTTAGTATTTAAATacatttctattttatttttattcaaataaacagAATTCACCGATAAAATAAGGTTTAAACTCATGTTTATAATACGAAAGAGATCTATCATTCAATGGGAGAAACTGTAACAGTTTtgaatgttattttttctatttgaaaattataaaagtctcatgaattttttttttttttggacgtTACAGTGCAATTAgactaaattatatttataaatagatgTTAATTGTGTAAAATTCACATGATTCAGAAGCAGATATTGGTGGCAGCTGGCTAATTTATTGGGAACGTTATTAATTAAGGTTTACATTTTTAATAGCATTGTCAACGCTTATTCTAAATGCTATCGAACGCTGAAGCGCGATTACTGTTGAGCTTTTGAATCTAGGAGTTGACCTGAACAAAAcacatgaaaaacaaaaataaaataaaaaatgaagtcaCTGATGATAAAGCATTGAGATTCTCTTTTGTTTATACATATGAATGATCTCTTGTTTATCATACAGTCATAACCCTTTATCATTTTCACCCATTAACAAAAGAGAAACTTATAGCCTCGTCATCTTCAACTTAAAGAcggaaattaattttttttaaaaaaaaaaatggcaaagGCACATATACATAATGAGGTGCATCAAATTTAGGGAACAGACCATTGCAAAAACCCTGGCCATTATGATGAATATAGGCATGCTTATGGGGCAGGATTCTATAACATTAATGATGGAGGTTCtactaataattatcatttgcattttttttttccgaatTTGCAGCTTCGAGGaatcaatcaaataaatataaagagtAGACCTAGACCAGTTGTGCCCCATCAATGATTTTAAAACATCGTggacttatttttttaaaaatataagacatttcatcataaatataaaaagagtAAGTCGACCATTTCCGTTCACATTGATTATTAATGGGTGCAACCTTGCAAGTGGATATTGGGTGGATTTAAAGTttaaagttcaaaaaaaaaaaaaaaaagttgcagGAATCTGAAGCATGACAATGAACAATGAAAGAAACTTCTTTGATCAGCTTTTGATGTTGCAACTTTAA
This window of the Citrus sinensis cultivar Valencia sweet orange chromosome 8, DVS_A1.0, whole genome shotgun sequence genome carries:
- the LOC102623474 gene encoding phytosulfokines, which translates into the protein MAYKATTLCLIIALVFFFFFSSQASAIRPEPAFPDVTPLKNLHGDVEEATKKVDQTVEDSCDGVEGDDCLMRRTLAAHIDYIYTQKSKP